The Rhodoferax ferrireducens T118 DNA segment GGCGCTTGTTGTGGGCGCCATGGGTGTACTGGCGATGCCAGTACACGCGGCGGATGAAGCAGCCGATGCTTTCATCAAACGTTTGTCCACCGAGGTTCTCAACAGCATCAAGGCCGACAAATCAGTTCAAAGCGGCGACGTTTCCCGGATCGTTGCCTTGGTGGACACCCTGGTGATGCCCAACGTTGATTTCAAACGCATGACGGCCTCGGCGGTGGGGCCCAAGTGGCGCCAGGCCACGCCCGAACAGCAACAGCGCTTGCAGGAAGAGTTCAAGATTTTGCTGGTGCGCACCTATGCCGGTGCCTTGACCCAGGTCAACGACGTGACCTTCAGCGTCAAACCCATGCACTCGGGCGCTGACGATAAAGAAGTGGTCGTACGCACTGAAATCAAGGGTCGGGGCGACCCGGTTCAACTCGACTACCGACTGGAAAGGACGCCTGGCGAAGGTGCAGGCTGGAAAATTTATAACCTGAATGTACTGGGTGTGTGGCTGGTCGACACCTACCGCAGCCAGTTTGCGCAGGAAATCAATGCCAAAGGCATTGACGGCCTGATTGCCACCCTGGTGGAACGCAACAAGACCAACGCCAAGAAGGGATGACCATGCTGGTCTTGCCGCAAGAATTGACCCAGCGCCAGGCCACCGTGTGCCTGCGGGCTCTGGTGCAAGACCTGGCTTCGCTCCCGGGCCCAGAGGCGGTTGTGGATGCCAGCCCTTTGAACCGATTTGACTCGTCGGCGCTGGCCGTGTTGCTTGAATTCCGGCGCGCTGCATTGGCTCAAGGCAAGCGCTTCTCGACGCAGGGTCTCCCCAAACGGCTCGCTGATCTGGCAGCGCTGTATGGTGTGGTCGAGTTGCTGGCGGCCACGCCGCCCACAGCGCCGGCCCCGGTAAACTAG contains these protein-coding regions:
- a CDS encoding MlaC/ttg2D family ABC transporter substrate-binding protein; amino-acid sequence: MKRRLFSHLFAALVVGAMGVLAMPVHAADEAADAFIKRLSTEVLNSIKADKSVQSGDVSRIVALVDTLVMPNVDFKRMTASAVGPKWRQATPEQQQRLQEEFKILLVRTYAGALTQVNDVTFSVKPMHSGADDKEVVVRTEIKGRGDPVQLDYRLERTPGEGAGWKIYNLNVLGVWLVDTYRSQFAQEINAKGIDGLIATLVERNKTNAKKG
- a CDS encoding STAS domain-containing protein yields the protein MLVLPQELTQRQATVCLRALVQDLASLPGPEAVVDASPLNRFDSSALAVLLEFRRAALAQGKRFSTQGLPKRLADLAALYGVVELLAATPPTAPAPVN